One stretch of Flavobacterium sp. 9 DNA includes these proteins:
- a CDS encoding cellulase family glycosylhydrolase, translating into MKNFVNNYLLSTILCLCFFSLLACSSEKDTEDTKSAGKTLTVDTNKIDIVNKGGDAVVKVAASVNAWTITSSNTSWLQLSQSAGVTGTVIVKITASENTAAEARTATLTLSSPEAASIQISVSQAGGAPVAGLYPSYNTNPIAADNSGMSSSAVELAAKIKLGWNIGNTMEATGSETAWGNPKVTKALIDAVKASGFNAIRIPCSWNQYLENSATAKIKTDWLNRVKEVVQYCVDNNMYVVVNIHWDGGWLENNITEAKKVENNAKQKAFWEQIATHLRGFDEHLLFASANEPAVEDATQMAVLTSYHQTFIDAVRSTGGKNAYRTLVVQGPTTDIEKTNKLMTTLPTDTATNRMMVEVHYYAPWNFAGLTKDESWGKMFYYWGANYHSTTDLDRNPTYGEEADLEKNFKLMKTQFVDKGIPVLLGEFGAIRRTSLTGDALTLHLNSRAYYLKTVVKQAKANGLLPFYWDEGSLGDNSFGIINRTNNTVSDTQALNAMIEGLQ; encoded by the coding sequence ATGAAAAATTTTGTAAATAATTATCTGCTTAGTACCATTTTGTGCTTGTGTTTTTTTAGCCTTTTGGCCTGCAGTTCTGAAAAAGATACAGAAGATACAAAGTCAGCTGGAAAAACGCTGACTGTGGATACTAATAAAATTGATATTGTAAACAAAGGCGGCGATGCAGTTGTCAAAGTTGCTGCAAGTGTCAATGCCTGGACAATTACCAGTTCAAATACAAGTTGGTTACAATTAAGCCAATCAGCAGGAGTTACAGGAACCGTTATCGTAAAAATAACAGCTTCTGAGAATACAGCTGCCGAAGCTAGGACTGCTACTTTAACGCTAAGTTCACCTGAAGCTGCATCAATACAAATTTCAGTTTCGCAAGCAGGCGGAGCTCCCGTTGCAGGTTTGTATCCAAGTTATAACACAAACCCAATTGCTGCGGATAATTCAGGAATGTCAAGTTCTGCTGTAGAATTGGCGGCAAAAATAAAACTAGGATGGAATATTGGAAATACGATGGAAGCAACCGGAAGTGAAACCGCTTGGGGAAATCCAAAAGTTACAAAAGCATTGATTGATGCCGTTAAAGCAAGTGGATTTAATGCCATTAGAATTCCGTGTTCTTGGAATCAATATTTAGAAAATTCGGCTACAGCCAAAATTAAAACCGATTGGCTAAACAGAGTAAAAGAAGTAGTTCAATATTGTGTAGATAATAATATGTATGTTGTCGTAAATATCCACTGGGACGGTGGCTGGTTAGAAAACAATATTACCGAAGCTAAAAAAGTAGAAAACAACGCCAAACAAAAAGCATTCTGGGAACAAATTGCAACACATTTAAGAGGTTTTGACGAGCATTTACTTTTTGCAAGTGCAAACGAACCAGCGGTTGAAGATGCAACACAAATGGCAGTTTTAACTTCATATCACCAAACATTTATCGACGCTGTTCGTTCGACCGGAGGTAAAAATGCCTACAGAACATTAGTAGTTCAGGGACCAACAACTGATATCGAAAAAACAAATAAATTAATGACCACTTTGCCTACAGATACAGCAACAAACCGTATGATGGTCGAAGTACATTATTACGCTCCGTGGAATTTTGCAGGTTTAACCAAAGACGAATCATGGGGGAAAATGTTCTATTACTGGGGCGCAAATTATCACTCGACAACAGATCTTGATAGAAATCCAACTTATGGAGAAGAAGCGGATTTAGAGAAAAACTTTAAATTAATGAAAACCCAATTTGTCGATAAAGGAATTCCGGTTTTGTTAGGAGAGTTTGGAGCAATTCGTCGCACAAGCTTAACCGGAGATGCATTAACATTACATTTAAATTCAAGAGCTTATTATCTAAAAACGGTCGTAAAACAAGCCAAAGCAAATGGTTTATTGCCTTTTTATTGGGATGAAGGAAGCCTTGGTGACAATAGTTTTGGAATCATAAACAGAACCAATAATACTGTTTCCGATACACAAGCATTAAATGCAATGATCGAAGGATTACAGTAA
- the pheS gene encoding phenylalanine--tRNA ligase subunit alpha, producing the protein MIDKIKQHIEEAKAFNDKNKESLEQFRIKYLGSKGLLKELFTEFKNIPNDQKKDFGQVINTLKTVAEEKVRLIQEELESKEEIKGVFGDLTRSAEPVIIGSRHPISIVKNQIIDIFANIGFNVSEGPEIEDDWHNFTALNLPEYHPARDMQDTFFIQTNPDVLLRTHTSSVQVRYMENHKPPIRTISPGRVFRNEAISSRSHCIFHQVEGLYIDKDVSFADLKQTLLYFTKEMFGKSKIRLRPSYFPFTEPSAEIDIYWGLKTETDYRITKGTGWLEIGGCGMVDPNVLKNCDINPDEYNGFAFGMGVERIAMLLYQIGDIRMFYENDVRFLEQFKANI; encoded by the coding sequence ATGATAGATAAGATAAAACAACATATAGAGGAAGCTAAAGCCTTTAATGATAAAAACAAAGAATCCTTAGAACAATTCCGTATTAAATATTTAGGTAGTAAGGGTTTGTTGAAAGAACTTTTTACAGAGTTCAAAAACATTCCGAACGACCAGAAAAAAGATTTTGGACAAGTAATTAATACTTTAAAAACAGTTGCCGAAGAAAAAGTTAGACTTATTCAGGAAGAACTGGAAAGCAAAGAAGAAATTAAAGGAGTTTTTGGTGATTTAACTCGTTCAGCAGAACCGGTAATTATTGGTTCTCGTCATCCGATTTCGATCGTTAAAAATCAAATTATAGATATTTTTGCCAACATTGGTTTCAACGTTTCCGAAGGTCCGGAAATCGAAGACGATTGGCATAATTTTACCGCATTGAACCTACCGGAATACCATCCGGCGCGTGATATGCAGGATACATTTTTCATTCAGACAAATCCTGATGTGTTGTTGCGTACGCATACATCATCAGTTCAGGTGCGTTACATGGAAAATCACAAACCGCCAATTCGTACTATTTCTCCGGGACGTGTATTTCGTAACGAAGCAATTTCGTCACGTTCGCACTGTATTTTCCATCAAGTGGAAGGATTGTACATTGACAAAGACGTTTCGTTTGCAGATTTAAAACAAACATTACTTTATTTTACAAAAGAAATGTTCGGAAAATCTAAGATTCGTTTACGTCCGTCATACTTTCCGTTTACAGAACCAAGTGCCGAAATTGATATTTATTGGGGTTTAAAAACCGAAACTGATTACCGTATCACAAAAGGAACCGGTTGGTTAGAAATTGGTGGTTGCGGAATGGTTGATCCAAACGTTCTTAAAAACTGCGACATCAATCCTGACGAATACAACGGTTTTGCCTTTGGAATGGGAGTAGAGCGTATCGCGATGTTACTATACCAAATTGGTGATATCCGTATGTTTTACGAAAATGATGTTCGTTTCTTAGAGCAATTTAAAGCAAATATTTAA
- a CDS encoding CvpA family protein yields MSFLDMLFGALLAFSLYKGIKNGLFVEVASFISLLLGIYIAIKFSSLMKEMIMKHVSWNPNTIQVTAFILTFILVVIGVYFLAKILTGIADFAFLGWANKLGGGFFRILKTILILSIFIALFEKINFNETFAKKETLDKSIFYNPVKKVAAFVYPSIEKWYEEFKESRADKPKEETKKEETSESN; encoded by the coding sequence ATGAGTTTTTTAGACATGCTTTTTGGAGCACTTTTAGCTTTTAGTTTATACAAAGGAATTAAAAACGGGCTTTTTGTGGAAGTTGCTTCCTTCATTTCGTTATTGTTGGGAATTTATATTGCGATTAAATTTTCGTCTTTAATGAAAGAAATGATCATGAAGCACGTTTCCTGGAATCCAAACACGATTCAGGTTACCGCTTTTATTCTGACTTTTATTTTGGTGGTAATTGGTGTTTACTTTCTAGCCAAAATCCTTACCGGAATTGCCGATTTTGCTTTTCTGGGCTGGGCAAATAAACTTGGTGGAGGTTTTTTCAGAATCCTAAAAACGATCTTAATCCTGAGTATTTTTATTGCGTTGTTCGAAAAAATAAACTTCAATGAAACTTTCGCAAAAAAAGAAACTTTAGATAAATCTATTTTTTATAATCCTGTAAAAAAAGTAGCTGCTTTCGTTTATCCTTCGATCGAAAAATGGTACGAAGAATTTAAAGAAAGTCGTGCAGATAAACCAAAAGAAGAAACTAAAAAAGAAGAAACTTCAGAAAGTAATTAG
- a CDS encoding family 43 glycosylhydrolase, giving the protein MKKIVFLFVYVFSLTLNAQQQKAKVGTDSYQNPIFAGDYPDPSIIRDGEDYYIVHSSFNYYPGLLIWTSKDLVNWKPVTHALKKSVGSVWAPDLVKFNNRFYIYFPANETNYVVSADNINGPWSDPVDLKIGNIDPGHFADDKGNRYLYFSNGDYVPLSKDGLSVSGASKHVYDGWKIPSEWSIECFCMEGPKVLKHGNYYYLTVAEGGTAGPATSHMVISARSKSPLGPWENSPYNPILRTNDRSEKWWSKGHATLIDDVNGKWWMVFHGYENGYYNMGRQTLLQPVEWTNDGWFKSPENIKTDEPIKKPTGKETKSNFTLSDTFSGSELQPQWQFFDHYDDQRFKLTPNGIQIKAKGNSIGNSSPLLCTPSDHSYTAQVEVEIEGNATAGLILFYDNKLYTGIAADKENVLAILRSWQFPTLKGINKTHLLLRLEKKEQLVNMFYSLDGKDWIKIENSAEVSSFNHNVLSGFMSLRLGLSSVGEGQVTFKNFVYKATN; this is encoded by the coding sequence ATGAAAAAGATAGTTTTCTTATTTGTATATGTTTTTTCGCTTACGCTTAATGCACAACAGCAAAAAGCAAAAGTTGGTACTGACTCGTATCAAAACCCAATATTTGCGGGGGATTATCCAGATCCATCGATTATTAGAGACGGCGAAGATTATTATATTGTACATTCTTCCTTTAATTATTATCCCGGATTATTAATCTGGACTTCAAAAGATTTGGTAAACTGGAAACCTGTAACACATGCACTTAAAAAAAGTGTTGGTTCAGTTTGGGCACCGGATTTAGTAAAATTTAACAATAGATTTTACATCTATTTTCCGGCAAACGAAACCAATTATGTAGTATCGGCAGACAATATCAACGGACCTTGGAGTGATCCCGTAGATTTAAAAATTGGTAATATCGATCCGGGACATTTTGCAGATGACAAAGGCAATCGATATTTGTACTTTAGCAATGGCGATTATGTGCCATTGTCTAAAGACGGACTTTCAGTTTCCGGCGCAAGCAAACATGTTTATGATGGCTGGAAAATTCCTTCAGAATGGTCTATAGAATGTTTTTGTATGGAAGGTCCAAAAGTCCTAAAACACGGAAATTACTATTATCTAACCGTTGCGGAAGGCGGAACCGCTGGTCCGGCAACAAGTCATATGGTTATTTCGGCAAGATCGAAATCGCCGTTAGGACCTTGGGAAAACTCACCGTACAATCCAATTTTAAGAACCAATGATCGTTCAGAAAAATGGTGGTCAAAAGGACACGCAACATTAATCGACGATGTTAACGGAAAATGGTGGATGGTTTTTCACGGTTACGAAAACGGCTATTATAACATGGGACGCCAAACGCTTTTGCAACCTGTAGAATGGACAAACGATGGTTGGTTTAAAAGCCCGGAAAATATAAAAACCGATGAACCAATAAAAAAACCGACAGGAAAAGAGACCAAAAGTAATTTTACACTTTCAGATACTTTTTCAGGATCAGAACTGCAACCGCAATGGCAGTTTTTTGACCATTATGACGATCAAAGATTTAAGCTAACTCCAAACGGTATTCAAATAAAAGCAAAAGGAAATTCCATTGGCAATAGTTCTCCCCTTTTATGTACGCCTTCGGATCATTCTTATACCGCCCAAGTTGAAGTCGAAATAGAGGGAAATGCCACAGCAGGACTTATTCTTTTTTATGACAATAAACTCTACACAGGAATTGCTGCCGACAAAGAAAATGTTTTGGCAATATTGCGATCATGGCAATTTCCCACTCTAAAAGGCATCAATAAAACCCACTTATTGCTGCGTCTCGAAAAGAAAGAACAACTCGTAAATATGTTTTACAGCCTCGACGGAAAAGACTGGATCAAGATCGAAAACTCAGCCGAAGTTTCATCGTTTAATCACAACGTATTAAGCGGTTTTATGAGCCTTCGATTAGGACTTTCTTCAGTGGGCGAAGGTCAGGTTACGTTCAAAAATTTCGTTTATAAAGCGACGAATTAA
- a CDS encoding glycoside hydrolase N-terminal domain-containing protein, producing the protein MTAQSSHILWYNKPADFFEESLVLGNGKMGATVFGGTNTDKIYLNDITLWSGEPVNANMNPEAYKNIPAIREALKNEDYKLAEELNKKIEGKNSESYSPLGTLEINNSEKGKAVNYYRELDISNAVSKVSYEMNGIKFTREYFVSAPDQIMVIKLTSSEKGGLNFSINLKSLLKSNIEVGNNTLVMTGFAPIHENSGYSVLPKYEQVKERGTRFTTLIQVKKTDGKITSSRDALTLKDATEAYIYVSVATSFNGFDKNPSTEGLDDVSIALQNLNKAFLQPFDKLKESHTKDYQKFYNRVSLDLGKTTAPDLPTDERLLRYSDGKEDKNLEILYFNYGRYLLISSSRTLGVPANLQGIWNPYLNPPWSSNYTMNINLEENYWLAENTNLSEMHLPLLSFIKNLSVTGKVTAKTFYGVNEGWASAHNSDIWAMTNPVGNFGKEDPSWACWPLSGAWLSTHIWEHYVFTQDKKYLKNEGYPIMKGASQFFLGWMITDKNGNLITSPSTSPENKYIAPDGFIGATMYGGTADLAMIRECFEKTIKASEVLNIDADFRAKLEKALSKFHPYQIGKKGNLQEWYFDWNDEDPKHRHQSHLFGLFPGDHITPLKTPDLAEAAKQTLEIKGDETTGWSKGWRINLWARLWDGNRAYKMYRELLRYVDPDGKKTEKPRRGGGTYPNLFDAHPPFQIDGNFGGAAAVAEMLVQSDENEIRLLPALPDAWETGSIKGICARGGFEIAMNWENKKLQKTIVSSKIGGKTTLIFGDKKQTITLKKGESLEINW; encoded by the coding sequence ATGACCGCACAATCTAGTCATATTTTATGGTATAATAAACCGGCAGATTTTTTTGAAGAAAGTTTAGTTTTAGGAAACGGGAAAATGGGAGCGACCGTTTTTGGCGGTACCAACACAGATAAAATTTATCTGAATGACATTACGCTTTGGTCGGGAGAACCTGTAAACGCAAACATGAACCCCGAAGCGTACAAAAACATTCCTGCAATTCGCGAAGCGCTTAAAAACGAAGATTACAAACTTGCCGAGGAATTAAACAAAAAAATTGAAGGGAAAAACTCAGAATCATATTCACCACTCGGAACATTAGAAATCAATAATTCGGAGAAAGGAAAAGCAGTCAATTATTATCGTGAGTTGGATATTTCGAATGCGGTATCAAAAGTGAGTTATGAAATGAACGGGATTAAATTTACCCGTGAATATTTTGTTTCGGCGCCAGACCAAATCATGGTAATTAAGTTGACAAGCAGCGAAAAAGGAGGTTTGAATTTTAGTATTAATTTAAAAAGTTTACTAAAATCAAATATCGAAGTAGGAAATAATACTCTGGTAATGACAGGATTTGCGCCAATTCATGAAAATTCGGGATATTCAGTTTTACCAAAATACGAACAAGTAAAAGAAAGAGGAACAAGATTTACTACTTTAATTCAAGTTAAAAAAACAGACGGAAAAATTACAAGTTCCAGAGATGCTTTAACTTTAAAAGATGCAACGGAAGCTTATATTTATGTGTCTGTTGCGACAAGTTTTAACGGTTTTGACAAAAATCCGTCGACGGAAGGTTTAGACGATGTATCAATTGCATTGCAAAATCTGAATAAGGCATTTCTACAACCATTCGATAAATTAAAAGAAAGTCATACAAAAGATTATCAAAAATTCTACAATCGTGTTTCATTAGATTTAGGAAAAACAACAGCGCCGGATTTACCAACAGATGAACGTTTACTAAGATATTCAGACGGAAAAGAAGATAAAAACTTAGAGATTCTCTATTTCAATTACGGACGTTATTTGCTAATAAGCAGTTCGAGAACTTTGGGCGTTCCGGCAAACTTACAAGGAATTTGGAATCCATATCTAAATCCGCCTTGGAGCAGTAATTATACGATGAATATCAATTTGGAAGAAAATTATTGGCTTGCCGAAAACACCAATCTTTCAGAAATGCATTTGCCACTTTTGAGTTTTATCAAAAACCTTTCAGTAACTGGAAAAGTTACCGCAAAGACTTTTTATGGCGTAAATGAAGGTTGGGCTTCGGCACATAATTCTGATATTTGGGCAATGACGAATCCTGTTGGAAACTTCGGAAAAGAAGATCCAAGTTGGGCTTGTTGGCCATTATCCGGCGCTTGGTTAAGTACGCATATTTGGGAACATTATGTTTTTACGCAAGACAAAAAATATCTGAAAAACGAAGGATATCCAATTATGAAAGGCGCTTCGCAATTCTTTTTAGGATGGATGATCACGGATAAAAACGGAAATTTAATTACTTCGCCTTCCACTTCGCCGGAGAATAAATATATTGCGCCCGATGGTTTTATTGGAGCAACAATGTATGGTGGAACCGCAGATTTGGCGATGATCAGAGAATGTTTTGAAAAGACAATCAAAGCATCAGAAGTTTTAAATATTGATGCCGATTTCAGAGCAAAATTAGAAAAAGCACTTTCTAAATTTCATCCGTATCAAATTGGTAAAAAAGGAAACTTGCAAGAATGGTATTTCGATTGGAATGACGAAGATCCAAAACACCGCCATCAATCGCATTTATTCGGGTTGTTTCCCGGCGATCATATAACGCCATTAAAAACACCGGATTTGGCCGAAGCTGCAAAGCAAACTTTAGAAATAAAAGGTGATGAAACAACCGGTTGGTCAAAAGGCTGGAGAATTAATCTTTGGGCTAGACTTTGGGACGGAAATCGTGCTTATAAAATGTACAGAGAATTGCTTCGATATGTGGATCCTGACGGAAAGAAAACTGAAAAACCAAGAAGAGGAGGAGGAACTTATCCGAATTTATTCGACGCACATCCGCCATTTCAAATTGATGGAAACTTTGGCGGAGCCGCAGCTGTTGCCGAAATGTTAGTACAATCTGACGAAAACGAAATCCGACTTTTACCTGCTTTACCAGACGCTTGGGAAACCGGATCGATAAAAGGAATCTGCGCTCGAGGCGGATTTGAAATCGCAATGAATTGGGAAAATAAAAAGCTGCAGAAAACGATAGTTTCTTCTAAAATTGGAGGAAAAACAACTTTGATTTTCGGAGATAAAAAACAAACTATCACTTTAAAAAAAGGCGAAAGTTTAGAAATAAACTGGTAA
- a CDS encoding sialate O-acetylesterase has product MKKIIFLFLLFGSIANANVKMPLLFSDGMVLQRNKEIPVWGWADANEKVAFHFNKQIKTVQADKNGKWMLKLSAEKAGGPFELIIIGKNKIVIKDVLVGEVWICSGQSNMEFQMYKNLNSEKEIADADYPMIRHFGVAQDLSGLPKEDLKAGKWLVANKENVRDFTAVGFFFAKKLYAELKIPIGIINTSWGGTCVETWTSREAFQKSDDFKTMIADVPTLNMDSISKLYALRMRERVEKIQGTEVSTANETTFKETEFNDKSWGELNTPSLWENQPLGDLDGVVWMRKTIILSAEDIKNKATLSLAKIDDEDITYVNGIEVGKNTQWDAKRVYEIPANVLKEGTNIIAVRIVDNSGGGGIYGDSADLKLTLGSKIIPLDGKWKYKVIVVKTSLSPNSYPSLLYNAMVNPLIPYAIEGVLWYQGEANVWRAKQYKKAFPLMITDWRTKWKQGNFPFYFVQLSTFNEFNGNSKTGSRWAELREAQLETLKLPNTGMAVTTDIGNAKDIHPTNKKDVGLRLAAIALNNVYGKKQVYSGPTFKSQEIKGNQIILTFENIGSGLSSSDNTENVKGFEIAGADKVFHSAKAIIKDNKIIVSSSEVKNPIAIHYGWADDDTEINLYNKEKFPASPFRTDNWEMITANETYKVSK; this is encoded by the coding sequence ATGAAAAAAATAATCTTTCTTTTTTTACTATTCGGTAGCATTGCAAATGCAAATGTCAAAATGCCTTTGTTGTTTTCTGACGGAATGGTTTTACAGCGCAACAAAGAAATTCCGGTTTGGGGTTGGGCTGATGCCAATGAAAAAGTAGCATTTCATTTTAACAAACAAATAAAAACAGTTCAAGCCGATAAAAACGGAAAATGGATGCTTAAACTTTCTGCCGAAAAAGCGGGTGGACCATTTGAACTGATTATTATCGGAAAAAATAAAATTGTCATAAAAGATGTTTTGGTTGGCGAAGTCTGGATTTGCAGCGGACAATCAAACATGGAATTTCAGATGTATAAAAACTTGAATTCCGAAAAAGAAATAGCAGATGCTGATTATCCAATGATTCGTCATTTTGGCGTTGCACAAGATTTAAGCGGATTACCTAAAGAAGATTTAAAAGCAGGAAAATGGTTAGTTGCCAACAAAGAAAACGTGCGTGATTTTACAGCAGTCGGTTTCTTTTTTGCCAAGAAATTATACGCTGAATTAAAAATTCCAATTGGAATAATCAATACATCTTGGGGCGGAACTTGTGTCGAAACTTGGACAAGCCGTGAAGCATTTCAAAAAAGTGATGATTTCAAAACAATGATTGCCGATGTTCCCACTTTGAATATGGATTCTATTTCGAAATTATACGCTTTAAGAATGCGTGAAAGAGTGGAGAAAATTCAGGGAACAGAAGTAAGTACCGCCAATGAAACTACTTTTAAAGAAACCGAGTTTAATGATAAAAGTTGGGGAGAATTAAATACGCCAAGTTTATGGGAAAATCAACCTTTAGGAGATTTAGACGGAGTAGTTTGGATGCGAAAAACCATAATACTTTCAGCAGAAGATATTAAAAACAAAGCAACTTTAAGTCTTGCCAAAATCGATGACGAAGATATTACTTATGTCAATGGAATCGAAGTTGGTAAAAACACCCAATGGGATGCAAAACGTGTTTACGAAATTCCGGCAAATGTATTAAAAGAAGGTACAAATATTATTGCTGTAAGAATTGTAGACAATAGCGGCGGTGGCGGAATCTACGGAGATTCAGCAGATTTAAAATTAACTTTAGGAAGCAAAATTATTCCGCTAGACGGAAAATGGAAATACAAAGTTATCGTTGTAAAAACATCATTATCGCCAAATAGTTATCCGTCATTATTATATAATGCAATGGTAAATCCGTTGATTCCGTATGCGATCGAAGGCGTTTTATGGTATCAGGGCGAAGCCAATGTTTGGAGAGCAAAACAGTATAAAAAAGCATTTCCGTTGATGATTACAGATTGGCGCACAAAATGGAAACAAGGTAATTTTCCGTTCTATTTTGTACAATTGTCGACTTTCAATGAATTCAATGGCAATAGTAAAACAGGAAGTCGTTGGGCAGAACTTCGCGAAGCACAACTTGAAACACTAAAATTACCAAACACCGGAATGGCAGTTACGACAGATATCGGAAATGCAAAAGACATTCATCCAACCAATAAAAAAGATGTTGGTTTACGTTTGGCGGCAATCGCGCTGAATAATGTTTATGGCAAAAAACAAGTTTACAGCGGACCAACTTTTAAATCTCAGGAAATAAAAGGAAACCAAATCATTCTGACTTTCGAGAATATTGGTTCAGGATTATCAAGCTCAGATAATACAGAAAACGTGAAAGGATTCGAAATTGCTGGTGCTGACAAAGTTTTTCATTCCGCGAAAGCGATAATAAAAGACAATAAAATAATCGTTTCAAGCAGCGAAGTAAAAAATCCAATTGCCATTCATTACGGTTGGGCAGACGATGATACCGAAATCAATCTTTACAACAAAGAAAAATTTCCTGCGTCGCCTTTTAGAACCGATAATTGGGAAATGATTACAGCAAACGAAACTTACAAAGTCAGCAAATAA